One stretch of Periplaneta americana isolate PAMFEO1 chromosome 1, P.americana_PAMFEO1_priV1, whole genome shotgun sequence DNA includes these proteins:
- the dUTPase gene encoding deoxyuridine 5'-triphosphate nucleotidohydrolase: protein MPSEIYTVLRFVKLTEKAFPPVKGSAKAAGFDLRSAYDAVVPARGKELIKTDLQIQLPAGCYGRVAPRSGLALKHHIDVGAGVVDEDYRGNVGVVLFNHSDQPFKISRGDRVAQLICQKIFYPDLKEVEELEETERGQNGFGSTGAN, encoded by the exons ATGCCATCTGAAATTTACACGGTCCTTCGATTTGTGAAGCTGACTGAAAAAGCATTTCCACCCGTTAAGGGCTCTGCAAAAGCTGCTGGATTCGATCTCAGaag TGCATATGATGCAGTTGTTCCAGCAAGGGGCAAAGAGTTAATAAAGACAGATTTACAAATACAGTTACCTGCTGGCTGCTATGGTCGAGTTGCACCGCGGTCTGGTTTAGCATTGAAGCACCATATCGATGTAGGAG CTGGTGTAGTGGATGAAGATTATCGTGGAAATGTTGGTGTTGTGCTCTTCAATCATTCTGACCAGCCATTTAAAATTTCTCGTGGAGATCGCGTAGCACAACTTATCTGCCAGAAGATATTTTATCCAGACCTTAAAGAAGTTGAG GAACTGGAAGAAACCGAAAGAGGACAGAATGGATTTGGTTCAACAGGAGCCAATTAA